A window of the Vigna angularis cultivar LongXiaoDou No.4 chromosome 3, ASM1680809v1, whole genome shotgun sequence genome harbors these coding sequences:
- the LOC108326297 gene encoding VAN3-binding protein isoform X1, whose product MDKAQTEPWRPDPLHGGIFRPPETPREPMEFLSRSWSVSALEVSKAVSPALSKVTLSCSGAADAIPEDVAGESEEASATVAGNPFSFASSETSQMVMERIMSQSQEVSPRTSGRLSHSSGPLNGTQSCGSLTDSPPVSPSEIDDIKYNRSNNISSSLSLNFRTTPAASGKTVGRWLKDRKEKKKEETRAHNAQLHAAVSVAGVAAAVAAIAAATAASSGSGKDDQMAKTDLAVASAATLVAAQCVEVAEALGAEREHLASVVSSAVNVRSAGDITTLTAGAATALRGAATLKARALKEVWNIAAVIPVERNLGAGVGNSINNVNNNNNSGSNGNSNGSFSGEILPEENFLGICSRELLARGVELLKRTRKGDLHWKIVSVYINRMNQVILKMKSRHVAGTITKKKKNVVVEVIKDVPAWPGRHLLEGGEDRRYFGLKTVMRGTVEFECRDQREYDVWTRGVSRLLSIAAEKNNRNRI is encoded by the exons ATGGACAAAGCTCAAACCGAACCCTGGCGACCCGACCCGCTTCACGGCGGCATATTTCGGCCACCGGAGACGCCTCGCGAGCCCATGGAGTTCCTCTCCCGTTCCTGGAGCGTCTCCGCCCTCGAAGTCTCAAAGGCTGTCTCTCCGGCGCTCTCGAAAGTCACCCTCTCCTGTAGCGGCGCTGCCGATGCCATACCCGAGGACGTTGCCGGTGAGAGTGAGGAAGCGTCCGCCACGGTTGCCGGGAACCCGTTCTCCTTTGCCTCCTCGGAGACTTCTCAAATGGTGATGGAACGAATCATGTCACAATCC CAGGAAGTGTCTCCACGAACTTCAGGAAGACTCTCTCACAGCAGCGGCCCTCTTAACGGAACCCAAAGCTGTGGCTCCCTAACCGATAGCCCTCCTGTTTCTCCTTCTGAAATCGACGATATCAAG TACAACCGCTCCAACAATATCAGCAGCAGTCTGAGTCTTAATTTCAGAACAACGCCCGCAGCCTCCGGTAAGACAGTTGGAAGGTGGCTCAAGGataggaaggagaagaaaaaggaggagaCTAGAGCGCACAATGCTCAGCTCCATGCGGCAGTATCGGTCGCCGGAGTGGCCGCAGCAGTCGCAGCGATAGCCGCTGCCACCGCCGCCTCGTCCGGGTCTGGGAAAGACGACCAGATGGCTAAAACGGACCTGGCGGTAGCGTCGGCGGCGACACTGGTGGCGGCACAGTGCGTGGAGGTAGCGGAGGCTCTGGGGGCCGAGCGCGAACATCTTGCATCGGTGGTTAGCTCCGCCGTGAATGTGAGATCCGCCGGCGATATTACGACTCTAACTGCGGGGGCTGCGACAG CTTTGCGTGGGGCTGCTACATTGAAAGCGAGGGCCCTGAAAGAAGTTTGGAATATTGCAGCGGTAATTCCCGTGGAGAGAAATTTGGGAGCTGGTGTAGGCAATAGtattaataatgttaataataataataatagtggtAGCAACGGAAATTCTAATGGTAGTTTCAGCGGTGAAATTTTGCCAGAAGAAAATTTCTTGGGTATATGCAGTAGAGAATTACTGGCCAGAGGTGTTGAGCTCCTGAAACGCACTCGGAAAg GTGATCTTCATTGGAAAATTGTGTCTGTATATATAAACCGGATGAATCAG GTTATACTAAAAATGAAGAGCAGGCACGTCGCTGGGACCATcacgaaaaagaaaaaga ATGTGGTGGTCGAAGTGATCAAAGATGTACCGGCCTGGCCGGGGCGCCACTTGCTGGAAGGTGGCGAGGATCGTCGTTACTTTGGGTTAAAAACAGTGATGCGTGGAACTGTGGAATTTGAGTGCAGAGATCAGAGAGAATATGATGTGTGGACTAGGGGTGTTTCACGGCTTCTCTCCATTGCAGCAGAAAAGAACAACAGAAACCGAATATGA
- the LOC108325583 gene encoding EPIDERMAL PATTERNING FACTOR-like protein 5, giving the protein MRHHHHFHWLKAFTTFYFLFFYSAAAVTTLTPQPSGGTVNHLSREEKQNGSPAVTEERLVAGGKRFGGPGSSPPSCRSKCGWCSPCIPVHVPVQPGLIIRLEYYPEAWRCKCGNKLFMP; this is encoded by the exons ATGCGCCACCACCATCACTTCCACTGGTTGAAAGCCTTCACCACcttctattttctcttcttctattCCGCTGCAGCCGTAACAACTCTCACCCCACAACCCA GTGGTGGGACTGTGAATCACCTCAGCCGGGAAGAGAAACAAAATGGGTCACCGGCGGTGACGGAGGAGAGACTTGTGGCTGGGGGAAAGAGATTCGGCGGGCCGGGGTCGTCGCCGCCGTCGTGCAGATCCAAGTGCGGTTGGTGCAGTCCTTGCATACCGGTTCACGTTCCAGTCCAACCCGGTTTAATAATTCGCCTCGAGTACTATCCAGAAGCATGGCGTTGCAAGTGTGGGAACAAGCTTTTTATGCCATGA
- the LOC108326297 gene encoding VAN3-binding protein isoform X3, translated as MVLKQQEVSPRTSGRLSHSSGPLNGTQSCGSLTDSPPVSPSEIDDIKYNRSNNISSSLSLNFRTTPAASGKTVGRWLKDRKEKKKEETRAHNAQLHAAVSVAGVAAAVAAIAAATAASSGSGKDDQMAKTDLAVASAATLVAAQCVEVAEALGAEREHLASVVSSAVNVRSAGDITTLTAGAATALRGAATLKARALKEVWNIAAVIPVERNLGAGVGNSINNVNNNNNSGSNGNSNGSFSGEILPEENFLGICSRELLARGVELLKRTRKGDLHWKIVSVYINRMNQVILKMKSRHVAGTITKKKKNVVVEVIKDVPAWPGRHLLEGGEDRRYFGLKTVMRGTVEFECRDQREYDVWTRGVSRLLSIAAEKNNRNRI; from the exons ATGGTTTTAAAACAA CAGGAAGTGTCTCCACGAACTTCAGGAAGACTCTCTCACAGCAGCGGCCCTCTTAACGGAACCCAAAGCTGTGGCTCCCTAACCGATAGCCCTCCTGTTTCTCCTTCTGAAATCGACGATATCAAG TACAACCGCTCCAACAATATCAGCAGCAGTCTGAGTCTTAATTTCAGAACAACGCCCGCAGCCTCCGGTAAGACAGTTGGAAGGTGGCTCAAGGataggaaggagaagaaaaaggaggagaCTAGAGCGCACAATGCTCAGCTCCATGCGGCAGTATCGGTCGCCGGAGTGGCCGCAGCAGTCGCAGCGATAGCCGCTGCCACCGCCGCCTCGTCCGGGTCTGGGAAAGACGACCAGATGGCTAAAACGGACCTGGCGGTAGCGTCGGCGGCGACACTGGTGGCGGCACAGTGCGTGGAGGTAGCGGAGGCTCTGGGGGCCGAGCGCGAACATCTTGCATCGGTGGTTAGCTCCGCCGTGAATGTGAGATCCGCCGGCGATATTACGACTCTAACTGCGGGGGCTGCGACAG CTTTGCGTGGGGCTGCTACATTGAAAGCGAGGGCCCTGAAAGAAGTTTGGAATATTGCAGCGGTAATTCCCGTGGAGAGAAATTTGGGAGCTGGTGTAGGCAATAGtattaataatgttaataataataataatagtggtAGCAACGGAAATTCTAATGGTAGTTTCAGCGGTGAAATTTTGCCAGAAGAAAATTTCTTGGGTATATGCAGTAGAGAATTACTGGCCAGAGGTGTTGAGCTCCTGAAACGCACTCGGAAAg GTGATCTTCATTGGAAAATTGTGTCTGTATATATAAACCGGATGAATCAG GTTATACTAAAAATGAAGAGCAGGCACGTCGCTGGGACCATcacgaaaaagaaaaaga ATGTGGTGGTCGAAGTGATCAAAGATGTACCGGCCTGGCCGGGGCGCCACTTGCTGGAAGGTGGCGAGGATCGTCGTTACTTTGGGTTAAAAACAGTGATGCGTGGAACTGTGGAATTTGAGTGCAGAGATCAGAGAGAATATGATGTGTGGACTAGGGGTGTTTCACGGCTTCTCTCCATTGCAGCAGAAAAGAACAACAGAAACCGAATATGA
- the LOC108326297 gene encoding VAN3-binding protein isoform X2 has product MDCSVVCQEVSPRTSGRLSHSSGPLNGTQSCGSLTDSPPVSPSEIDDIKYNRSNNISSSLSLNFRTTPAASGKTVGRWLKDRKEKKKEETRAHNAQLHAAVSVAGVAAAVAAIAAATAASSGSGKDDQMAKTDLAVASAATLVAAQCVEVAEALGAEREHLASVVSSAVNVRSAGDITTLTAGAATALRGAATLKARALKEVWNIAAVIPVERNLGAGVGNSINNVNNNNNSGSNGNSNGSFSGEILPEENFLGICSRELLARGVELLKRTRKGDLHWKIVSVYINRMNQVILKMKSRHVAGTITKKKKNVVVEVIKDVPAWPGRHLLEGGEDRRYFGLKTVMRGTVEFECRDQREYDVWTRGVSRLLSIAAEKNNRNRI; this is encoded by the exons ATGGACTGCAGTGTTGTTTGT CAGGAAGTGTCTCCACGAACTTCAGGAAGACTCTCTCACAGCAGCGGCCCTCTTAACGGAACCCAAAGCTGTGGCTCCCTAACCGATAGCCCTCCTGTTTCTCCTTCTGAAATCGACGATATCAAG TACAACCGCTCCAACAATATCAGCAGCAGTCTGAGTCTTAATTTCAGAACAACGCCCGCAGCCTCCGGTAAGACAGTTGGAAGGTGGCTCAAGGataggaaggagaagaaaaaggaggagaCTAGAGCGCACAATGCTCAGCTCCATGCGGCAGTATCGGTCGCCGGAGTGGCCGCAGCAGTCGCAGCGATAGCCGCTGCCACCGCCGCCTCGTCCGGGTCTGGGAAAGACGACCAGATGGCTAAAACGGACCTGGCGGTAGCGTCGGCGGCGACACTGGTGGCGGCACAGTGCGTGGAGGTAGCGGAGGCTCTGGGGGCCGAGCGCGAACATCTTGCATCGGTGGTTAGCTCCGCCGTGAATGTGAGATCCGCCGGCGATATTACGACTCTAACTGCGGGGGCTGCGACAG CTTTGCGTGGGGCTGCTACATTGAAAGCGAGGGCCCTGAAAGAAGTTTGGAATATTGCAGCGGTAATTCCCGTGGAGAGAAATTTGGGAGCTGGTGTAGGCAATAGtattaataatgttaataataataataatagtggtAGCAACGGAAATTCTAATGGTAGTTTCAGCGGTGAAATTTTGCCAGAAGAAAATTTCTTGGGTATATGCAGTAGAGAATTACTGGCCAGAGGTGTTGAGCTCCTGAAACGCACTCGGAAAg GTGATCTTCATTGGAAAATTGTGTCTGTATATATAAACCGGATGAATCAG GTTATACTAAAAATGAAGAGCAGGCACGTCGCTGGGACCATcacgaaaaagaaaaaga ATGTGGTGGTCGAAGTGATCAAAGATGTACCGGCCTGGCCGGGGCGCCACTTGCTGGAAGGTGGCGAGGATCGTCGTTACTTTGGGTTAAAAACAGTGATGCGTGGAACTGTGGAATTTGAGTGCAGAGATCAGAGAGAATATGATGTGTGGACTAGGGGTGTTTCACGGCTTCTCTCCATTGCAGCAGAAAAGAACAACAGAAACCGAATATGA